The following are encoded together in the Vibrio zhugei genome:
- the truA gene encoding tRNA pseudouridine(38-40) synthase TruA — protein MRIALGIEYDGARYYGWQRQRDVKSVQEALEKALTIVANHPVEVQCAGRTDAGVHGTGQVVHFDTTADRKMVAWTMGANANMPKDIAVRWAKPVPEEFHARFSATARRYRYVIYNHAYRPAILASGVSHYHGELDVALMHQAGQYLLGENDFTSFRAAHCQSRSPWRNIMHINVSRHNHYVVVDIKANAFVHHMVRNIVGSLLVVGKKEKPPEWIEWLLQAKDRNLAGATAKAAGLYLVDVDYPQEFELPIVPIGPLFLPDELSRL, from the coding sequence ATGAGAATCGCTTTAGGTATTGAGTATGATGGTGCTCGTTACTACGGCTGGCAACGCCAGCGCGACGTAAAAAGCGTTCAAGAAGCGTTAGAAAAAGCTTTGACTATCGTCGCTAATCATCCGGTTGAGGTTCAGTGTGCAGGTCGTACGGACGCAGGTGTTCATGGGACTGGCCAAGTGGTCCACTTTGATACAACCGCTGATCGGAAAATGGTGGCGTGGACGATGGGAGCCAATGCCAACATGCCCAAAGATATTGCGGTAAGATGGGCGAAACCCGTTCCCGAGGAATTTCATGCTCGCTTTAGTGCGACAGCACGACGTTATCGGTATGTGATCTATAATCACGCATATCGGCCAGCCATTCTGGCGAGTGGCGTGAGTCATTATCATGGAGAACTCGATGTTGCTTTGATGCATCAAGCTGGGCAATATTTGCTAGGCGAAAATGATTTTACTTCATTTCGTGCAGCCCATTGCCAGTCTAGGAGTCCATGGCGTAATATTATGCATATTAACGTTAGCCGCCATAATCATTATGTGGTGGTAGATATTAAAGCCAATGCATTTGTTCATCATATGGTTAGGAACATTGTTGGCAGCTTATTGGTTGTTGGCAAAAAGGAAAAGCCACCGGAATGGATTGAATGGTTATTGCAGGCTAAAGATAGGAATTTAGCGGGTGCAACAGCCAAGGCGGCAGGGTTGTATTTAGTTGACGTAGATTACCCACAAGAATTTGAATTGCCGATTGTTCCCATCGGCCCGCTGTTTTTACCTGATGAGCTAAGTCGCTTATAG
- a CDS encoding FimV/HubP family polar landmark protein, giving the protein MRQLLKRLLMPLAIAAVTQISFVRAEGIRLIGPSGQVQSSPQFSTNVERNSASAESQPAKFFGPTTSSETLWSIATKLRPSNQVTVQQTLLAIYRLNPQAFENQNIHSLLPGSTLRIPSLTQVKSATTAEAVRIMRAHKARLASESRVAQKPAKTRQSPASSSSVAKSNSAVENQAKTVEKELNRSQSELSALEERNHRLRLLLSDVQQEVKGLKEKLNDDSRIRTEFEKLQAEQQTKQQSDPKLKESTWDQVSSSPWLLALLALIPGLLIGLLAVWLLGRRKKEEPVAEEAVVPESEEPSLVMIDDLLVMEDDDLKLDDDLFGESSGEEDALFADDTDVETSEDDLFSELASSDIDFDLDDENDDEDLFAGIADDGDLKSEDNQPSEQPQISQDDIESLLEADEPSEDLGSNNLDQSMLDELFNESEPEEELDPLDLGLPEDLDLSSSVASDEELDELFNSISEEPDLETLENEAQSADSVPGTESDAALLDELLDEAQTDTASTREEDDTPTTADETALLDELLDEDDEGDDFTLEDDSVALLDELMEGADEEEGDDSELLSQLESSDQMLDELLGDSDEETPEFDANSADLLDEVLGDDISDVTSWKSDPELEELAKSDPDDDDGTELFDELLEIEKSAQEEADSELFDSEHFIDDLISNVPEKDPLLDSVEFESEAEFEPELLSEEDVNNPEETFDFQPEIEGQSEEPEPEPEPEPEPEPEPEPEPEPEPNEFGTPQDDDWSIDDDEPLPSQMLNAESSTPYNREDTTPSVNELETVTSAAELDQGDHSAVSPEEDIEEESILASQTVSDDELSFDLDDTDILGDDIFDDASESAEATDAAVDDPSSAQPEPTEAAEPEVAPEPQSDNDELDFVLDDELLPEFDEDDALAALQDSDEGSAPESEQPVEAVTEPELSQDDVSVDAPATDAPVDEPSSVQPESTEAAEPEVAPEPESDNDELDFVLDDELLPEFDEDDALAALQDSDEGSAPESEQPVEAVTEPEPSQDDVSVDAPATDAPVDEPSSVQPESTEAAEPEVAPELELDDDELDFVLDDELLPEFDEDDALAALQGSDEGSAPESEQPVEAVTEPEPSQDDVSVDAQATDAPVDEPSSAQPEPTEAAEPEIAPEPESDDDELDFVLDDELLPEFDEDDALAALQGSDEGSAPESEQPVEAVTEPELSQDDVSVDAQATDTPVVDEPSSAQSEANEAAEPEVATEPELDDDELDLALDDDDDFSINLDEEYAEFTEQDALENAEGELDPEPIDDPVGFSEEELERELADGNFPEFTEEDALNQSDKAAISTGFAEEAPADTMPSEQTSQHSQAPSENREETNESSPTSAAGPDLSFDEASLSNWLDDSPEHNDFRFDQPIDADTIDSAGMDLEAMLDVGGEDWNGFNLTPEQKSQISDDVPEDLADIWSNESQTPAPQIEDENWGEQETLEDVPPGADPSQFMTIDELMAQVENEENQANSAASLDEQELQLDVGLNEFPDVLGDISEVDVDLNAAAAGKLDLAKMYIEMNDAKGAIKLLEESIVDGDDDIRQEAKRLIDSLQGRS; this is encoded by the coding sequence ATGCGTCAACTTCTTAAACGTTTGCTAATGCCCTTGGCAATAGCCGCCGTGACTCAGATTTCTTTTGTACGTGCTGAAGGGATTCGTTTAATTGGTCCAAGCGGCCAAGTTCAGTCTTCTCCCCAGTTCAGTACTAATGTGGAGCGCAACTCCGCATCGGCAGAGAGTCAACCTGCGAAATTTTTTGGACCCACGACGTCAAGCGAAACGCTTTGGTCGATCGCAACGAAATTGCGTCCTTCAAATCAAGTAACGGTTCAGCAAACGTTACTGGCTATCTATCGTTTAAATCCGCAAGCGTTTGAAAATCAAAACATCCACAGCTTATTGCCTGGCAGTACGTTACGTATCCCGTCATTAACACAAGTGAAAAGCGCCACAACCGCTGAGGCGGTGCGTATTATGCGTGCTCACAAAGCACGGCTGGCGAGTGAATCTCGCGTCGCTCAGAAGCCTGCGAAGACGCGTCAATCTCCAGCATCGTCATCCTCTGTTGCCAAAAGTAACTCGGCTGTTGAGAATCAAGCGAAGACCGTCGAAAAAGAATTGAATCGTTCCCAAAGTGAGTTGTCGGCACTTGAGGAGCGCAATCATCGGTTACGTTTACTGTTGTCTGACGTGCAGCAGGAAGTCAAAGGACTGAAAGAAAAGCTCAATGATGATAGTCGAATTCGCACCGAATTTGAAAAGCTACAAGCGGAGCAGCAAACCAAACAACAAAGCGATCCAAAGCTAAAAGAAAGCACATGGGATCAAGTATCTTCAAGTCCTTGGCTATTGGCGTTACTCGCATTAATTCCTGGTTTGCTCATTGGTTTACTGGCCGTATGGTTATTGGGACGTCGTAAGAAAGAGGAACCGGTCGCTGAAGAAGCGGTGGTGCCAGAGAGTGAAGAACCGTCGTTGGTGATGATCGATGATTTATTGGTCATGGAAGATGATGATCTCAAACTCGATGATGATTTATTTGGTGAATCGTCAGGCGAAGAAGACGCTTTATTTGCTGATGATACGGATGTTGAAACCAGTGAAGACGATTTATTCTCTGAACTGGCAAGTAGTGATATTGACTTTGACCTTGATGATGAAAACGATGATGAAGATTTATTCGCGGGTATCGCCGATGACGGTGATTTGAAGAGCGAAGATAATCAACCTTCTGAGCAACCACAAATCTCCCAAGATGATATTGAGTCCTTATTGGAGGCCGATGAGCCTTCGGAAGATTTAGGTAGCAATAATCTTGACCAATCAATGCTCGATGAGCTGTTCAATGAGTCAGAGCCAGAAGAAGAGCTGGACCCTCTCGACCTTGGTTTGCCTGAAGATTTGGATTTAAGTAGCAGTGTCGCATCAGACGAAGAACTGGATGAACTCTTCAATAGCATTTCTGAAGAGCCCGATTTAGAAACATTAGAAAACGAAGCGCAATCAGCAGACAGTGTTCCAGGTACCGAGTCCGATGCTGCGTTATTGGATGAGTTACTCGATGAGGCGCAGACAGATACCGCCTCGACACGTGAGGAAGACGATACTCCGACGACGGCTGATGAAACCGCCCTGCTTGACGAATTGTTGGATGAGGACGATGAGGGCGATGACTTCACACTAGAAGATGATAGTGTTGCATTACTCGATGAGCTCATGGAAGGGGCTGATGAAGAGGAAGGTGACGATTCAGAGCTATTGAGCCAGCTAGAGTCGAGCGATCAAATGCTCGATGAGTTGCTCGGTGACAGTGATGAAGAGACGCCGGAATTTGATGCCAACAGCGCAGACTTGCTTGATGAAGTCTTAGGCGACGATATTTCTGATGTAACCTCATGGAAAAGCGATCCTGAACTAGAAGAACTGGCGAAGAGTGATCCTGATGATGACGATGGTACTGAACTCTTCGATGAACTTTTAGAAATTGAAAAAAGCGCACAGGAAGAAGCGGACAGCGAGTTATTTGATAGTGAGCACTTCATAGATGATCTCATTAGTAATGTGCCTGAAAAAGATCCGTTATTAGACAGTGTCGAATTTGAATCTGAAGCCGAGTTTGAGCCTGAATTACTCTCGGAAGAAGACGTGAATAATCCAGAAGAAACCTTTGATTTTCAGCCAGAAATAGAGGGACAATCTGAAGAGCCAGAGCCAGAGCCAGAGCCAGAGCCAGAGCCAGAGCCAGAGCCAGAGCCAGAGCCAGAGCCAGAGCCAAATGAGTTTGGTACGCCACAAGATGACGATTGGAGTATCGATGACGATGAGCCTTTGCCATCTCAAATGCTAAACGCTGAATCGTCAACGCCATATAATCGTGAAGATACGACACCAAGCGTCAATGAGCTCGAAACGGTCACGTCTGCGGCAGAGCTTGATCAAGGGGATCATTCGGCTGTGTCGCCGGAAGAAGACATTGAAGAAGAATCGATTCTCGCGAGCCAAACTGTCTCTGATGATGAATTGAGCTTTGATCTCGATGACACCGATATTCTGGGCGACGATATCTTTGATGACGCTTCAGAGTCGGCAGAAGCGACGGATGCAGCAGTCGATGATCCGTCTTCAGCGCAACCCGAGCCAACTGAGGCGGCGGAACCTGAAGTCGCGCCTGAGCCGCAATCGGACAACGATGAGCTTGATTTCGTACTTGATGACGAGTTATTGCCAGAGTTTGACGAAGACGATGCGCTTGCGGCATTGCAAGACAGTGACGAGGGTTCGGCACCTGAGTCAGAGCAACCCGTAGAAGCGGTTACCGAGCCAGAGCTGTCACAGGATGACGTGTCGGTGGATGCACCAGCGACGGATGCACCAGTTGATGAACCGTCTTCAGTGCAACCCGAGTCAACTGAGGCGGCGGAGCCTGAAGTCGCGCCTGAGCCGGAATCGGACAACGATGAGCTCGATTTCGTACTTGATGACGAGTTATTGCCAGAGTTTGACGAAGACGATGCGCTTGCGGCATTGCAAGACAGTGACGAGGGTTCGGCACCTGAGTCAGAGCAACCCGTAGAAGCGGTTACCGAGCCAGAGCCGTCACAGGATGACGTGTCGGTGGATGCACCAGCGACGGATGCACCAGTTGATGAACCGTCTTCAGTGCAACCCGAGTCAACTGAGGCGGCGGAGCCTGAAGTCGCGCCTGAGCTGGAGTTGGACGACGATGAGCTCGATTTCGTACTTGATGACGAGTTATTGCCAGAGTTTGACGAAGACGATGCGCTTGCCGCATTGCAAGGCAGTGACGAGGGTTCGGCACCTGAGTCAGAGCAACCCGTAGAAGCGGTTACCGAGCCAGAGCCGTCACAGGATGACGTGTCGGTGGATGCACAAGCGACCGATGCACCAGTTGATGAGCCGTCTTCAGCGCAACCCGAGCCAACTGAGGCGGCGGAACCTGAGATCGCGCCTGAGCCGGAATCGGACGACGATGAGCTTGATTTCGTACTTGATGACGAGTTATTGCCAGAGTTTGACGAAGACGATGCGCTTGCGGCATTGCAAGGCAGTGACGAGGGTTCGGCACCTGAGTCAGAGCAACCCGTAGAAGCGGTTACCGAGCCAGAGCTGTCACAGGATGACGTGTCGGTGGATGCACAAGCGACAGATACACCAGTGGTTGATGAGCCGTCTTCAGCGCAATCTGAAGCAAATGAGGCGGCGGAACCTGAGGTCGCGACTGAGCCGGAATTAGACGACGATGAGCTCGATCTCGCGCTTGATGATGACGATGACTTTTCGATTAATCTAGACGAAGAGTATGCGGAGTTTACTGAGCAAGATGCGCTGGAAAATGCAGAAGGGGAGTTAGACCCTGAACCCATTGACGATCCGGTGGGTTTTAGCGAAGAAGAACTTGAACGGGAATTGGCGGATGGTAATTTCCCAGAATTTACTGAAGAAGATGCATTAAATCAGTCGGATAAAGCAGCCATATCAACAGGCTTTGCGGAAGAGGCACCGGCGGATACTATGCCGTCTGAGCAAACCTCACAACATTCGCAAGCGCCGTCAGAGAACCGGGAAGAGACCAACGAATCGTCCCCAACTAGCGCAGCCGGTCCCGATTTATCTTTTGATGAAGCGTCCTTAAGCAATTGGCTAGACGACTCGCCTGAGCATAATGATTTTCGTTTTGATCAGCCAATCGATGCCGATACCATTGATAGTGCGGGTATGGATTTAGAAGCCATGCTTGATGTGGGAGGCGAAGATTGGAATGGCTTTAATTTAACGCCAGAACAGAAGTCGCAAATATCCGATGATGTGCCAGAGGATTTGGCCGATATTTGGAGTAATGAGAGTCAAACGCCGGCGCCTCAAATTGAAGATGAAAACTGGGGTGAACAAGAAACACTAGAGGATGTGCCGCCAGGAGCCGATCCGAGTCAGTTTATGACGATTGATGAGCTGATGGCACAAGTTGAGAATGAAGAAAATCAGGCCAATAGTGCGGCGTCTTTGGATGAACAAGAGCTGCAGCTTGATGTCGGGTTAAATGAATTCCCTGACGTACTGGGCGATATTTCTGAAGTCGATGTTGATCTGAATGCCGCAGCAGCGGGAAAACTTGATTTGGCTAAAATGTACATTGAAATGAATGATGCCAAAGGGGCAATTAAGTTGCTGGAGGAGTCGATCGTCGATGGTGATGATGATATTCGTCAAGAGGCGAAGCGCTTAATTGATAGCTTGCAAGGACGGAGTTAG
- the glnS gene encoding glutamine--tRNA ligase translates to MSEAEARPSNFIRQIIDKDLADGKHTSVHTRFPPEPNGYLHIGHAKSICLNFGIAQDYQGQCNLRFDDTNPEKEDLEYVESIKKDVKWLGFQWAGDIHYSSDNFDKLYEYAVELINKGLAYVEELSPEQIREYRGTLTAPGKHSPYRDRPVEENLALFEKMRQGEFAEGTACLRAKIDMSSSFMVLRDPVLYRVRFASHHQTGDKWCIYPMYDFTHCISDALEGITHSICTLEFQDNRRLYDWVLENITVDCVPHQYEFSRLNLEYTVMSKRKLNQLVTEKLVDGWDDPRMPTISGLRRRGFTPGSIREFCQRIGVTKQENLIEFGSLESCIRDDLNEHAPRAMAVLDPVKVVIENYDADQVETLVLQNHPNKPEMGTRDVPFTREVLIEREDFREEANKKYKRLVLGKEVRLRGAYVIKAERIEKDAQGNITTIYCTYDNETLGKNPADGRKVKGVIHWVSASHGLPAEIRLYDRLFNVPNPSAANNFAETINHDSLIVKNGVVEPSLQSAEAEFGYQFERLGYFCADNKDSSPQALVFNRTVGLRDTWAKIEAK, encoded by the coding sequence ATGAGTGAAGCTGAGGCTCGTCCATCGAACTTCATTCGCCAAATCATTGATAAAGATTTAGCGGATGGTAAACACACTAGCGTGCATACTCGTTTTCCGCCAGAGCCAAATGGTTATCTGCATATCGGGCACGCAAAGTCGATCTGTTTGAACTTTGGTATTGCTCAGGACTATCAGGGACAGTGTAATTTACGCTTTGATGATACCAACCCTGAAAAAGAAGATCTCGAATACGTTGAGTCGATTAAGAAAGACGTCAAATGGTTAGGCTTTCAGTGGGCAGGAGATATTCACTATTCTTCTGATAACTTCGATAAGCTTTACGAATATGCAGTCGAACTGATTAACAAAGGCTTAGCGTATGTTGAAGAGCTAAGTCCAGAGCAGATTCGTGAATACCGCGGAACGCTAACCGCGCCGGGTAAGCACAGCCCTTATCGTGATCGTCCAGTTGAAGAGAATTTGGCGTTGTTTGAAAAAATGCGTCAAGGCGAGTTTGCGGAAGGTACTGCGTGCTTACGTGCAAAAATCGATATGTCATCATCATTTATGGTGCTGCGTGATCCTGTGTTATATCGGGTACGTTTTGCCTCTCACCATCAAACCGGTGATAAATGGTGCATTTATCCGATGTACGATTTTACCCATTGTATTTCTGATGCGTTGGAAGGCATTACGCATTCTATCTGTACGCTTGAGTTCCAAGATAACCGTCGTTTGTACGATTGGGTACTCGAAAATATTACGGTGGACTGTGTCCCGCACCAATACGAGTTTAGCCGCTTAAACTTAGAATATACCGTAATGTCCAAGCGTAAACTCAATCAATTAGTGACTGAAAAGTTAGTGGATGGTTGGGATGATCCACGTATGCCTACGATTTCAGGTTTACGTCGCCGCGGTTTTACCCCAGGCTCGATTCGTGAATTCTGTCAACGTATTGGTGTGACTAAGCAAGAGAACTTAATTGAGTTTGGTTCGTTAGAGTCGTGCATTCGTGATGACCTAAATGAACATGCGCCACGGGCAATGGCGGTCTTGGATCCTGTGAAAGTCGTGATTGAAAACTACGACGCTGATCAAGTCGAAACGTTGGTTTTACAGAATCACCCGAACAAACCAGAAATGGGGACTCGTGACGTACCATTTACGCGCGAGGTCTTGATTGAGCGTGAAGATTTCCGTGAAGAAGCGAATAAGAAATACAAACGTTTAGTCCTCGGTAAAGAAGTGCGTTTACGTGGTGCGTATGTCATCAAAGCCGAGCGTATTGAAAAAGACGCGCAAGGCAATATTACGACGATTTACTGTACGTACGACAATGAAACCTTGGGTAAAAATCCAGCAGACGGCCGTAAGGTGAAGGGTGTGATTCACTGGGTTTCGGCGTCTCATGGTTTGCCAGCTGAAATTCGTTTGTATGATCGTTTGTTTAACGTGCCTAATCCTAGCGCGGCTAATAACTTTGCTGAGACGATTAATCACGATTCTCTGATTGTGAAGAACGGGGTTGTTGAACCCAGTCTTCAATCAGCAGAAGCGGAATTTGGGTATCAATTTGAACGTTTAGGCTATTTCTGTGCTGATAACAAAGACTCATCACCGCAGGCGTTAGTCTTTAACCGTACTGTCGGTTTGCGTGATACTTGGGCAAAGATTGAAGCTAAGTAA
- the nagE gene encoding N-acetylglucosamine-specific PTS transporter subunit IIBC, with the protein MNILGYAQKLGRALMLPIATLPVAALLLRLGQGDLLDIPFMANAGGAIFDHLPLLFGLGIAVGLSIDGAGAAGIAGAAGIAGAAGIAGAVAYFVLTATAKTINAENDMSFFGGIFAGIIAGHSYNAFYKTSLPQWLAFFSGRRLVPIMAGLFSLIAGGLLGFVWPYVQSALDALAHGISSSGSLGEFVYGVLNRALIPVGLHHVLNSYFWFGMGTCQEIIVSNAHAAANALTNITKLCVAPDIAKSLVVGNEHTFHFVNSVTPDVTAVVNSVTDTIKTGDLNRFFGGDLSAGRFMNGFFPVMMFGLPGAALAMYLCAPTEKRAQVGGMLFSVAFCAFLTGITEPLEFLFVFLAPALYAIHAVFTGLSMVIANAFGTLDGFGFSAGLLDFVLNWGLATKPLTLLFIGFGFFFLYFITFYVAIRAFNLKSPGREDDVALGTQQGKPQGSTSNQELAKQYLAVLGGHDNVDNIDACITRLRLTVKDSGSIDESELKALGAMGVVKLNKTSIQVILGPMVEIIAGEMKDIEQD; encoded by the coding sequence GTGAACATTTTAGGATATGCACAAAAGCTAGGTAGAGCTCTTATGTTACCTATCGCGACGCTTCCAGTCGCAGCGTTGCTGCTGAGACTGGGACAAGGTGATTTACTCGATATTCCTTTTATGGCCAATGCTGGGGGGGCAATTTTCGACCACCTACCGTTGCTATTTGGGTTGGGGATCGCCGTTGGATTATCGATCGATGGCGCTGGTGCGGCAGGTATTGCTGGTGCGGCAGGTATTGCTGGTGCGGCAGGTATTGCTGGTGCGGTCGCGTACTTTGTTCTCACTGCGACAGCGAAAACCATTAACGCAGAGAATGATATGTCTTTCTTTGGCGGGATTTTCGCCGGAATCATTGCGGGCCATTCGTACAATGCCTTTTATAAAACCAGTTTACCGCAATGGTTGGCTTTTTTCTCCGGTCGTCGTTTAGTGCCTATTATGGCGGGGCTTTTCTCTTTAATCGCTGGTGGTCTGTTAGGCTTTGTGTGGCCTTACGTGCAGTCTGCGTTAGATGCGTTAGCTCACGGTATTTCTTCTTCTGGGTCTTTGGGAGAATTTGTCTACGGTGTTCTCAACCGAGCGCTCATTCCGGTGGGATTACATCACGTACTTAACTCGTATTTCTGGTTTGGTATGGGGACCTGTCAGGAAATCATCGTCTCTAATGCGCATGCCGCCGCGAATGCATTAACAAACATCACCAAGTTATGTGTCGCGCCGGATATTGCGAAGTCTTTGGTGGTTGGGAATGAACATACTTTCCATTTTGTCAATTCGGTGACACCGGATGTAACCGCTGTGGTTAACTCGGTCACGGATACCATAAAAACAGGCGACTTGAACCGCTTCTTTGGTGGTGATTTAAGTGCTGGTCGCTTTATGAATGGTTTCTTCCCTGTGATGATGTTCGGTCTGCCGGGCGCAGCGCTAGCCATGTATCTGTGTGCGCCAACAGAAAAGCGTGCGCAAGTCGGTGGTATGTTATTCTCCGTTGCATTTTGTGCTTTTTTAACTGGTATTACGGAACCTTTAGAGTTTTTATTCGTGTTCTTAGCGCCAGCGTTGTACGCGATTCATGCGGTCTTCACTGGGCTTTCAATGGTGATCGCCAATGCGTTTGGTACGCTTGATGGCTTTGGATTCTCTGCGGGTTTACTCGATTTTGTCTTAAACTGGGGACTGGCAACCAAACCACTAACACTCTTGTTCATTGGTTTTGGGTTCTTTTTCCTCTACTTCATCACGTTCTATGTGGCCATACGCGCCTTCAACCTTAAATCACCGGGCCGTGAGGACGATGTTGCCTTAGGAACACAGCAAGGTAAGCCACAAGGTTCAACCAGCAACCAAGAGTTAGCTAAGCAGTATCTGGCTGTGTTAGGTGGCCATGACAACGTCGATAATATCGATGCGTGTATTACACGTCTACGGCTAACAGTGAAAGATAGCGGCTCCATCGATGAAAGTGAGTTGAAAGCGTTAGGGGCGATGGGCGTGGTCAAACTCAATAAAACCAGTATCCAAGTGATCCTAGGTCCAATGGTGGAAATCATTGCGGGTGAGATGAAAGATATCGAGCAAGACTAG
- the nagA gene encoding N-acetylglucosamine-6-phosphate deacetylase, translated as MKYALVNGTIFTGESILTDHGLIISDHIIHDIIPRHALPETMPVIDVNGANISPGFIDLQLNGCGGVMFNDEISTATLHTMHRANLLSGCTNFLPTLITSSDENMQQAVAVARDYMHQHPHHVLGLHLEGPYLNPEKKGIHNIDFIRQSNQSMVDFMCQNHDVIAQLTMAPEMNDAAHIRQLAQAGITVSLGHTNCSYKQAKAGFAAGMTSATHLFNAMSSITGREPGAVGAVYDTPSVYAGIIADGFHVDFANIRIAKHLKKDKLLLVTDATAPAGADIESFIFVGKTVYYKDGKCIDENGTLGGSALTMNQAIKNSVKYVGIELDEALRMATLYPAQSIGIDKQFGRIAPGYIANLAIFDCDLNVDATVVNGQYGKH; from the coding sequence ATGAAATATGCGTTAGTTAATGGCACAATTTTTACTGGCGAATCTATTTTGACAGATCATGGCCTCATCATTAGCGATCACATCATCCATGACATTATTCCTCGTCATGCACTTCCAGAAACTATGCCGGTCATCGATGTGAATGGTGCAAATATCTCACCTGGATTTATCGACTTACAATTAAATGGCTGTGGCGGCGTGATGTTCAATGACGAGATCAGCACCGCGACATTGCACACCATGCACCGCGCCAATTTGCTGTCCGGCTGTACCAACTTTCTTCCAACCTTGATAACGTCCTCGGATGAAAATATGCAACAGGCGGTAGCCGTCGCGCGTGATTATATGCATCAACATCCTCATCATGTGCTTGGTCTGCACTTAGAGGGTCCTTACCTCAACCCAGAGAAAAAAGGCATTCATAATATTGACTTTATTCGTCAATCGAACCAATCCATGGTGGATTTCATGTGTCAGAATCACGATGTGATTGCACAACTGACTATGGCGCCAGAAATGAACGATGCCGCCCATATCCGTCAACTTGCACAGGCCGGAATTACGGTATCTTTAGGTCATACTAACTGCTCTTATAAGCAAGCCAAAGCGGGCTTTGCGGCAGGAATGACCTCCGCCACTCATCTTTTTAATGCGATGTCCTCTATCACTGGGCGTGAACCTGGTGCTGTGGGTGCGGTTTATGATACTCCCAGTGTTTATGCCGGGATCATCGCCGACGGGTTCCATGTGGATTTCGCGAATATTCGGATAGCCAAACACCTCAAAAAAGACAAGTTACTCTTAGTGACTGATGCAACCGCCCCTGCTGGTGCTGATATAGAGTCCTTTATTTTTGTCGGTAAAACAGTATATTACAAAGATGGTAAGTGCATTGATGAAAATGGCACTCTGGGTGGCTCGGCGCTGACCATGAATCAGGCAATCAAAAATTCCGTCAAATATGTGGGGATAGAACTGGATGAAGCGCTACGTATGGCTACACTATACCCAGCGCAATCCATTGGTATAGATAAACAATTCGGTCGTATTGCACCGGGATATATCGCCAATCTTGCAATTTTTGACTGTGACTTGAATGTAGACGCCACAGTAGTAAACGGACAATATGGAAAACACTAA